One part of the Phoenix dactylifera cultivar Barhee BC4 chromosome 4, palm_55x_up_171113_PBpolish2nd_filt_p, whole genome shotgun sequence genome encodes these proteins:
- the LOC103717534 gene encoding NDR1/HIN1-like protein 10: MKAMGDRPYLSSNRNANGARTLNGSGATANGGSGRPPAFPATKAQQYSATRPLPRPPPRPRRRRRGCCCTCCLWLTLLLIGLIFLAAIAAGVFYVLCRPQRPSFSVESFRLSTFNITSSNLLTSRLDLAVSARNPNRKVVFLYDDVAISAYSDGVVIGQGSFPAFVHGTENTTVLKATVSSSRQSLEPGEAADLTKRKKFPLEIDLETKAGVKIGGFKSKKIGIRVLCDGIEGRVAKGNPAAGATSPANARCQVKLRIKIWNWTF; the protein is encoded by the coding sequence aTGAAAGCCATGGGGGACCGCCCTTACCTCTCCTCCAACCGGAACGCTAACGGTGCTCGGACCCTCAACGGCAGCGGAGCCACCGCCAACGGCGGATCCGGCCGTCCCCCTGCCTTCCCGGCTACGAAGGCCCAGCAGTACAGCGCCACCCGccccctcccccgtccgccccCCCGCCCCCGCCGGCGCCGCCGAGGGTGCTGCTGCACCTGCTGCCTCTGGCTGACTCTCCTCCTGATCGGCCTCATCTTCCTcgccgccatcgccgccggTGTCTTCTACGTCCTCTGTCGCCCCCAGCGCCCCAGCTTCTCCGTCGAATCCTTCCGCCTCTCCACCTTCAACAtcacctcctccaatctccttaCCTCCCGCCTCGACCTCGCCGTCTCTGCCCGGAACCCCAACCGGAAGGTCGTATTCCTCTACGACGACGTCGCCATCTCCGCCTACTCCGACGGGGTGGTCATCGGGCAGGGCTCGTTCCCGGCGTTCGTCCACGGCACCGAGAACACCACCGTCCTCAAAGCCACAGTCTCGAGCTCGCGGCAGAGCCTGGAGCCGGGAGAGGCAGCGGATCTGACGAAGAGGAAGAAATTCCCGCTGGAGATCGATCTGGAAACGAAGGCCGGGGTCAAGATCGGCGGGTTCAAGTCTAAGAAGATCGGAATTAGGGTGCTGTGTGACGGGATCGAGGGCCGCGTCGCCAAGGGGAACCCGGCGGCCGGCGCCACCTCGCCGGCCAACGCCCGGTGCCAGGTGAAGCTTCGGATCAAAATCTGGAACTGGACATTCTAG